The DNA region CCTTAGCTCCCTACGAGCGACAACGCGTGTTCCCAGCTATCTGGCTGTGCTATCAGGCGACGGAGCGGGAGTAGGCTCCGTGGATCATCGACGCCCAAGGCCGCCATTAAGCGACTTCCGCTGCCGTAGAGAACGATGCGCGGGACGCTTGGGTTAGCGGATGGGACCCTGTGGATAAGATCGGCGGCGGTCGTCTTGCCATATACCTGTATGCGGTACCCAAACTGGTCGGTCCAGACATAGGGCACATTTTCGAAGGGTCCGCCGACACCAAGATAGTGCCGGGCAGCTGCGGTTCCCTGCTCATGGGCGTTGGTCCAGTGCTCGACCCGAAGCAGCTGGCCGAACTTGGGATGGGGCCATTTCGCGACGTCTCCGATGGCGTAGATGCCAGGTGCCGCCATCAAGTTCTCGTCGCAGACCACACCATCGGAAAGCGTGAGTCCGCTGCCGTGAAGCCAGTCCGTGACGGGGCGAGCCCCGATGCCCAGCACAACAACGTCGGCATCAATGCTGGTTCCGTCGCTCAGGACAACTGCCGACACACGGTCGAATTCCGCACTGAGCGAGGCAACGTACTCCCCGCACCGCACGTCGATCCCATGTTCGCGATGCACCCCCGCCCACTCCTCCCCGAACTCCCGCCCCAGGGCACGTTCTAGGGGAACAGTTCCCGCCACGATCATCGTCACGTCGACATCCGCAGACTTAATACCCGCCGCGACCTCCGCGCCGATGAAGCCGCCGCCGACCACCACAACCCGTTTCGCGTCGGAAAGATCAGCGCATAGAGCCATGCTGTCGTCGGCTGTGCGCAAGGTATGAACGCCTTGAAGGTGCGGAATGGATGCCGGCCACACCGCGGCCGAGCCCGTCGCGATAAAAAGCACTTCGAATCCCAGCGCTGTGCCGTCGTCTAGCGTCACACGACGTCGCTCGACGTCAAGCGAGACGGCTGTATGTCCCAAGATCAGATCTAGATCATCAAGTTCACCGGGAAAAGCGAGGCCTATTTCGTCGATCGTGTCTGACCCCGACATCAAACCTTTGGAAACCGCAGTCCGGTCATAGGGCAAATTTCGCTCGGCCCCCACCACCCGAATCCTGCCGTCAAAGCCGCCCTTTCGGAGGGCGCGCGCAGCAGATAGCCCCGCTCTCGAAGCCCCTACGATGAGCGCACCTGACCTCGCACTCACTCTTCTACCAAATGGATAAC from Arthrobacter pascens includes:
- a CDS encoding NAD(P)/FAD-dependent oxidoreductase yields the protein MSARSGALIVGASRAGLSAARALRKGGFDGRIRVVGAERNLPYDRTAVSKGLMSGSDTIDEIGLAFPGELDDLDLILGHTAVSLDVERRRVTLDDGTALGFEVLFIATGSAAVWPASIPHLQGVHTLRTADDSMALCADLSDAKRVVVVGGGFIGAEVAAGIKSADVDVTMIVAGTVPLERALGREFGEEWAGVHREHGIDVRCGEYVASLSAEFDRVSAVVLSDGTSIDADVVVLGIGARPVTDWLHGSGLTLSDGVVCDENLMAAPGIYAIGDVAKWPHPKFGQLLRVEHWTNAHEQGTAAARHYLGVGGPFENVPYVWTDQFGYRIQVYGKTTAADLIHRVPSANPSVPRIVLYGSGSRLMAALGVDDPRSLLPLRRLIAQPDSWEHALSLVGS